One Lacipirellulaceae bacterium DNA window includes the following coding sequences:
- a CDS encoding ABC transporter substrate-binding protein: MPTTLLQTLITRSRPAWFAVACACLLVGMRSQVVKAAEAPVERLIDRPAFDLVTLKSGKPIETVLLDFPNRKVPSPLPDSGTMKLSMISQPSKQLSVDWKSVARVELYEELVLKEAIRLTKKKDFIQAFAFFTFLHKNYADLPGLEAASQDYLIQDASATFASGNSDESLTILAALYQRNPQHRGLIKATPIVSDKLIQKHLSEGNYAAARATLESIRKTFPKLNLRNLADWQRKFERAAREKLKIGEAAFAAKNYDEARAGVQAAYDILPDLKAAADLLARIQKAAPEVRVGVSAWESFESLGRELTFEAVRTAGLTDPKLVQMTGFGAEGGDYQCRWGKLSTNDAGVVTTLRLDEVPQGSSVTADAIARVVLAMTDSTKAAYSQVIADLLKSVSISEGRTVSIHWTRPHIRPEALLQTSLRTVTEQPAARGTWFSPSVNQSPDDKRLVRFQRDPSGNPGPSNIVEIQYPNDESAIAALVSGEVDAIDRVPVWQLERLETVRGIVVEPYRLPTVHVLRLNYENPLLATREFRRALCYALDREDIVEKILLAGAQRSGYRVLSGPFPAGSSLNDPVSYAYKKELLPRPYEPRLASVLSSVARTNIAKQKAAMQKEKAKEKPADEEGEGKPKLPPAKPLILAYHNSPVAQLTCQTMKLQLDGVGIPVELKELPALSVSDPEDSKSTEYDLLYTELAINEPVTQARRLLGPGGLAGHSTAYMNLALDRLDEASNWKEASSQLKEIHEIAHYDLPVIPLWQTVNHFAYRIGLRGVGKKPVTLYQNVNQWQKAIQ, translated from the coding sequence ATGCCGACTACACTGCTACAAACGCTCATCACTCGATCGCGACCAGCTTGGTTCGCTGTTGCTTGTGCGTGTCTGCTTGTCGGCATGAGGAGCCAAGTGGTAAAGGCGGCGGAGGCACCCGTTGAGCGGCTCATCGATCGGCCCGCGTTCGATCTGGTGACGCTCAAGAGCGGAAAGCCGATCGAAACGGTACTGCTTGATTTCCCTAACCGGAAAGTGCCGAGTCCCCTGCCTGATTCAGGCACAATGAAGCTGAGCATGATCAGCCAGCCCTCCAAGCAACTCTCCGTGGATTGGAAGTCGGTTGCCAGGGTGGAACTTTACGAAGAACTTGTCCTCAAAGAAGCGATTCGTCTGACGAAGAAGAAAGACTTTATTCAGGCTTTTGCCTTTTTCACTTTCCTGCACAAGAACTACGCGGACCTTCCGGGTCTTGAAGCGGCCTCACAGGACTACCTCATCCAAGATGCCTCGGCCACCTTCGCTAGCGGCAACTCGGATGAATCGCTCACAATCCTTGCAGCACTCTATCAACGCAATCCGCAACACCGCGGACTGATCAAAGCCACGCCGATCGTCAGCGATAAGCTCATCCAAAAACATCTGAGCGAAGGCAACTATGCCGCGGCGAGGGCGACGCTCGAATCGATTCGCAAAACCTTCCCAAAACTCAATCTGAGAAACTTAGCTGATTGGCAACGCAAGTTTGAGCGAGCCGCACGCGAGAAATTAAAGATTGGCGAAGCAGCTTTCGCTGCGAAAAACTATGACGAAGCACGTGCTGGAGTTCAAGCGGCTTACGACATCCTGCCCGACCTGAAAGCGGCTGCTGATCTCCTTGCGAGAATCCAGAAAGCAGCTCCTGAAGTCCGTGTTGGTGTCTCAGCCTGGGAGAGCTTCGAGTCACTCGGACGGGAGCTCACCTTTGAAGCGGTGCGAACCGCTGGCCTCACGGATCCCAAACTTGTGCAGATGACCGGTTTCGGTGCGGAAGGAGGAGACTATCAGTGCCGCTGGGGTAAACTCAGCACAAATGACGCTGGGGTGGTGACGACGCTCCGCCTCGATGAAGTTCCCCAAGGCAGCAGCGTAACCGCCGATGCCATCGCTAGAGTTGTGCTCGCGATGACTGACTCAACCAAGGCCGCTTATTCGCAAGTGATCGCCGACCTGCTGAAGAGTGTCTCGATTAGTGAAGGTCGCACCGTGAGTATTCACTGGACTCGTCCTCACATAAGGCCCGAAGCGCTACTGCAAACGTCACTACGTACCGTCACGGAACAACCTGCCGCGCGAGGCACTTGGTTCTCTCCCAGCGTCAACCAAAGTCCTGACGACAAGCGTCTCGTCCGTTTCCAAAGAGACCCTAGTGGAAATCCAGGGCCAAGCAACATCGTCGAAATTCAATACCCAAATGACGAGAGTGCCATTGCCGCCTTGGTCAGCGGCGAGGTCGACGCGATTGATCGGGTGCCGGTGTGGCAGTTGGAACGCTTAGAAACCGTCCGGGGAATTGTGGTTGAGCCTTACCGTTTGCCGACGGTGCATGTGTTGCGGCTCAATTATGAAAATCCGCTTTTGGCGACGCGAGAGTTTCGACGCGCTCTCTGTTACGCCCTCGATCGCGAAGACATCGTTGAGAAAATTCTACTCGCCGGCGCCCAGCGATCGGGCTACCGCGTTCTTAGCGGCCCGTTCCCCGCGGGCAGCTCGCTCAACGATCCGGTTTCCTACGCCTACAAAAAAGAGCTGCTTCCGCGGCCTTACGAGCCCAGGCTGGCCTCGGTTCTTTCGAGCGTGGCAAGAACCAACATCGCGAAGCAAAAGGCCGCTATGCAGAAGGAGAAGGCCAAGGAAAAACCGGCCGACGAAGAGGGGGAGGGTAAGCCGAAGCTCCCTCCGGCCAAACCTTTGATACTCGCCTATCACAATAGCCCTGTCGCCCAGCTCACCTGCCAAACGATGAAGCTGCAGCTCGATGGTGTGGGAATACCCGTTGAGTTGAAAGAGCTTCCCGCGCTCTCTGTCAGCGATCCTGAGGATTCCAAGTCCACAGAGTACGACCTGCTTTACACCGAGTTGGCCATCAACGAGCCGGTCACTCAAGCACGTCGACTGCTCGGGCCGGGCGGCTTGGCCGGTCACTCGACGGCCTATATGAATCTCGCGCTCGACCGGCTTGATGAGGCGAGCAATTGGAAAGAGGCTAGCTCCCAACTCAAAGAGATTCACGAAATCGCTCACTACGATCTGCCGGTCATTCCGCTCTGGCAAACGGTCAATCACTTCGCCTACCGAATAGGCCTAAGAGGTGTCGGCAAGAAGCCTGTCACGCTCTACCAAAATGTCAACCAGTGGCAGAAAGCCATCCAGTGA
- a CDS encoding nucleoside triphosphate pyrophosphatase, with the protein MSSHPIVLASSSPQRQRLLTDAGFAFQIIPPRDGAESGICTQCGPAELVTELAQSKASDVAAQIREATAQLSDDALLIACDTVAECQGQILGKPTSEDHAADMLRRLRGTVHRVYSGLTLANCSSRGELSEVDTRLAVSELRMDDLSDESLDEYMESGLWRAKAGAIGYQDRVGWLHLLKGSESNVIGLPMELLSEMLASRRPNKP; encoded by the coding sequence ATGAGTTCGCACCCAATCGTCCTCGCCAGTTCCTCTCCCCAGCGACAGCGATTGCTGACAGATGCTGGCTTTGCGTTTCAGATTATTCCACCAAGAGACGGCGCGGAGTCAGGCATCTGCACGCAATGTGGTCCCGCGGAACTGGTCACGGAGCTTGCCCAAAGCAAAGCCTCTGACGTGGCGGCTCAGATAAGGGAAGCAACCGCGCAACTCTCAGACGATGCGTTGCTCATTGCTTGCGACACGGTGGCGGAGTGCCAAGGCCAGATTCTCGGCAAGCCGACCAGCGAAGACCACGCCGCGGACATGCTTCGACGGCTGCGCGGTACCGTGCATCGCGTCTACAGTGGATTGACGCTTGCCAATTGTTCTAGTCGCGGGGAACTCTCTGAGGTCGACACGCGACTTGCGGTTTCCGAGCTTCGCATGGACGATCTTTCCGACGAGTCGCTGGACGAGTACATGGAGAGTGGCCTCTGGCGAGCCAAGGCGGGGGCTATCGGCTATCAGGATCGCGTCGGTTGGCTACATCTTTTGAAGGGCAGCGAGTCGAACGTCATCGGTTTACCAATGGAGTTGCTCTCCGAGATGCTAGCGAGCCGTCGTCCTAACAAACCGTAG
- a CDS encoding PQQ-binding-like beta-propeller repeat protein: MKTEDFLNILEDRQLVSKSIVDKIRAKVSQGDSRVTAKSVLKYLVKKELITRRQAKDLLTTTLTVSNKAESSILGFVPMAEQPDEQAAAEPKPMIPNEPAPPKPQPVEPETPVAPVKAVEPAEVTPVVSEEVSAIDDLPSSSGLLVDPTLTAEDTGHDPLLDSVEAAEGASGKKKGRKKKDRKRAKQNEWDSPLLLLGGGGLIVLLIAGGLIYWLLTRENADAILAEATSSFESQSYGQSIEAYEKFVESFEGHPEYSQSKVRLGMTRIWKATQNTKKFDNALEVAKTELDAIEEEESFAEDTVSKSELSSLLAEIAEGLSSQAENAEDPETVAKRIEQTEQALALSANTKFVPTSYRQDDRLSVVEETLNRVRRRQERDTDLANTLGDIDKAISSKEPALAFTAYKELVRKYPSLRDEEQLANKVLEIASAEQASVSFEKVSQAAITEERESPIRAEVALAQRSGKTKAGISGVAVIAIDSGLFGLNASDGSLMWRRSIGRTINSEPVQHDGQVISWEATTGDLICLDASSGRLRWRQPLADQLSTPVISGKDILVTGQSGKLYVLSATDGMLTGTVQFSQPMPTPPAVNAGKQHIYLAGDHSNIYTLSNTDFSCVGVHYMAHADGSIKVAPLPVLNKLLVAENTGTETSTLHVLSLDKNAAADTITAQKKLKGLITTPLLADGRRVAAVTSLGQATVYEVGSGEGDDAIVQLASRDADRGAQIARRGLMLNKHLWLAGNELLKLAVLPTGNRLPVRSVDRDYIGDVFDGPLRAVGDLVIHVRRPKDAAGAIVAAMDSGPGESLWETTLAMPLSGPALADGKTLLAMDSSGTLYRADQGSVKRGAVTQAFSPADRPSAPLTALVSSQQNQLLASGIELKEMVHSVSGSKPRTLSIPGPLASPPIAWNKGFIVPTTLGQVFYLDAIRGSEAATAFQPELRPGETVDWLRPAAVEAGSESYVAISDGVEKIYLLKLEPKPQPHLQAVAATDVGASPLTSPLATVGGRIFAGNAAGRLTSFNLPDLEPGDGIALGGQITWGPFASNQGLLLALDTEELLLVGKDDVLWRQPLKGDIPTEQPLITSDSIVIGLRDGQVLKLSPTDGSKLASVETNRPFVSGPTAFGSLITFVTSDGVLVLVDQP; this comes from the coding sequence ATGAAGACTGAAGACTTTCTAAACATTCTTGAGGATCGACAACTCGTTTCGAAGAGCATCGTCGACAAGATTCGCGCGAAAGTCTCGCAAGGGGATAGTCGTGTTACCGCGAAGTCGGTGCTCAAGTATTTGGTCAAGAAGGAGCTAATCACCCGACGTCAGGCGAAGGACCTACTCACGACGACTCTCACGGTCAGCAATAAGGCCGAATCAAGCATCCTGGGATTCGTTCCAATGGCTGAGCAGCCGGACGAACAGGCAGCGGCTGAGCCAAAGCCGATGATCCCCAACGAGCCTGCTCCGCCTAAGCCACAGCCCGTCGAGCCAGAAACGCCAGTAGCTCCCGTCAAGGCTGTTGAACCTGCCGAAGTCACGCCAGTTGTCAGCGAAGAAGTCAGCGCGATCGACGACTTGCCCTCCAGCAGCGGCCTGCTCGTTGATCCCACTTTGACGGCTGAGGACACCGGACACGACCCTTTGCTGGACAGCGTTGAAGCTGCTGAGGGAGCATCTGGCAAGAAAAAAGGTCGGAAGAAGAAGGATCGCAAACGGGCCAAACAAAACGAATGGGACTCGCCGTTATTGCTCCTTGGTGGTGGCGGGCTGATTGTCCTGCTGATCGCGGGTGGGCTCATTTACTGGTTGCTAACGCGGGAAAACGCCGATGCCATCCTCGCCGAAGCGACTAGTTCCTTTGAGAGCCAGTCCTACGGCCAGTCGATCGAGGCCTATGAAAAGTTCGTCGAGAGCTTTGAGGGCCATCCCGAATACAGCCAATCCAAGGTGCGTCTGGGCATGACGCGAATTTGGAAAGCAACGCAGAATACCAAGAAGTTCGACAACGCCCTTGAAGTAGCAAAAACGGAGCTCGACGCAATCGAAGAAGAGGAAAGCTTCGCCGAGGATACCGTTTCCAAGAGCGAACTCTCTTCTCTACTTGCCGAGATCGCCGAGGGGCTTTCCTCGCAGGCAGAGAATGCTGAGGACCCGGAGACGGTGGCGAAACGCATCGAACAAACCGAGCAGGCGTTGGCGCTGAGTGCCAACACCAAGTTCGTGCCCACTTCGTACCGTCAGGACGATCGACTTTCCGTGGTTGAGGAAACGCTCAACCGGGTGCGTCGCCGCCAGGAACGCGATACAGATTTGGCCAACACTTTGGGAGATATTGACAAAGCGATCAGTTCCAAAGAACCCGCTTTGGCCTTCACTGCCTACAAAGAGCTTGTCCGGAAGTATCCAAGCCTGCGTGATGAAGAGCAACTTGCCAACAAGGTGCTAGAGATCGCTTCCGCCGAACAGGCTTCCGTGTCGTTTGAGAAAGTATCCCAAGCGGCCATCACGGAAGAACGGGAGAGTCCAATTCGCGCCGAGGTTGCTCTTGCCCAGCGTAGCGGCAAAACCAAAGCAGGTATCTCTGGTGTTGCAGTGATCGCGATCGACAGCGGACTGTTTGGTCTGAACGCGAGCGATGGCTCGCTGATGTGGAGACGTTCCATCGGGAGGACCATCAACAGCGAGCCAGTGCAGCACGACGGGCAGGTCATAAGCTGGGAAGCAACCACGGGCGATCTGATCTGCCTGGATGCTTCCTCGGGCAGACTCCGCTGGCGACAGCCGCTGGCTGATCAGCTCTCGACACCTGTAATTTCAGGAAAAGATATCCTGGTAACGGGACAGTCAGGCAAATTGTACGTGCTTTCTGCTACTGACGGGATGCTTACTGGAACGGTTCAATTCAGCCAACCAATGCCAACCCCACCGGCGGTGAACGCAGGTAAGCAGCACATTTATCTGGCCGGCGACCACTCAAACATCTACACCCTGTCGAACACCGATTTTTCTTGTGTGGGAGTTCATTATATGGCGCACGCCGACGGGAGCATTAAGGTCGCACCGTTACCAGTTCTCAACAAGCTGCTTGTCGCAGAAAACACCGGCACAGAAACCTCCACACTGCATGTCCTTTCGCTCGATAAGAACGCGGCCGCCGATACCATCACGGCTCAGAAAAAGCTCAAGGGTTTGATTACGACGCCGTTGTTGGCGGATGGCCGTCGCGTTGCAGCGGTCACTTCTCTGGGTCAAGCAACGGTCTATGAGGTTGGTTCCGGAGAGGGTGATGACGCGATCGTTCAGCTTGCCAGCCGTGACGCGGATCGTGGGGCTCAAATTGCCCGGCGAGGGTTGATGCTCAACAAACATCTTTGGCTAGCCGGCAACGAGTTACTGAAACTCGCAGTCTTGCCAACGGGGAATCGCTTGCCAGTCCGCAGCGTGGATCGTGATTACATCGGCGATGTCTTCGATGGCCCGCTGCGGGCAGTTGGCGATCTCGTCATTCACGTCCGCCGCCCTAAAGATGCCGCAGGGGCAATTGTCGCGGCAATGGATTCAGGACCAGGGGAAAGCCTCTGGGAGACCACGCTCGCCATGCCACTTTCCGGTCCAGCATTGGCAGATGGAAAAACTCTTCTCGCGATGGATTCCTCGGGCACCCTGTATCGTGCTGATCAGGGTTCGGTGAAACGCGGGGCCGTAACGCAGGCATTCAGTCCGGCTGATCGGCCCAGCGCCCCACTGACGGCTCTGGTCAGTTCGCAGCAGAACCAACTGCTTGCTAGCGGGATCGAACTGAAAGAAATGGTTCACAGCGTTTCCGGTTCGAAACCGAGGACTCTGTCAATTCCTGGACCGCTCGCCAGTCCACCAATTGCCTGGAACAAAGGATTCATCGTTCCCACAACCCTCGGTCAGGTTTTCTACCTTGATGCAATTCGGGGGTCTGAGGCAGCGACCGCCTTCCAACCTGAACTTCGCCCAGGAGAAACGGTTGATTGGCTAAGACCGGCTGCTGTTGAAGCGGGAAGCGAATCGTATGTGGCAATCAGCGATGGTGTCGAGAAGATTTATCTCTTGAAGCTAGAGCCCAAACCGCAGCCTCACCTCCAGGCCGTAGCTGCGACTGATGTGGGGGCGTCGCCGTTGACTTCACCACTTGCCACAGTCGGTGGCCGTATCTTTGCTGGCAACGCCGCGGGTCGGCTGACCTCATTTAATTTGCCCGATCTAGAGCCAGGGGATGGAATCGCCCTCGGAGGTCAAATCACTTGGGGACCGTTCGCTTCCAATCAGGGCTTGCTTCTCGCGCTTGATACCGAGGAATTGCTCTTGGTCGGTAAGGACGACGTACTCTGGCGGCAACCGCTCAAGGGGGACATCCCAACTGAGCAACCCCTGATCACGAGCGATTCGATTGTCATTGGACTCCGCGACGGCCAGGTTCTTAAGTTAAGCCCAACCGACGGAAGCAAACTTGCCTCGGTAGAAACCAACCGCCCCTTCGTGAGTGGCCCCACGGCTTTCGGTTCGCTGATCACGTTCGTCACCTCTGATGGCGTCTTGGTACTCGTTGACCAACCCTAA
- a CDS encoding biopolymer transporter ExbD, translated as MPADDYLSTDVFEDAPQGGVDEDGMDLTPMVDVTFLLLIFFMITAAFAVQKAISVPPVDDDDAAPTEVVEEPEDDSIIIRVDEDNVYWIGAPKWEDEQRALSPAEMRTKVREAKGTGKDGPTKLLVQAHGDARHETMVYALDSGPTVGIEEISLMFYEDGDLDY; from the coding sequence ATGCCCGCAGACGATTATCTCAGCACTGACGTTTTCGAAGACGCCCCGCAAGGTGGCGTTGACGAGGACGGAATGGACCTGACGCCCATGGTGGATGTCACGTTCCTGCTGCTAATTTTCTTCATGATCACCGCGGCATTCGCGGTTCAGAAGGCAATCAGCGTGCCCCCCGTGGATGACGACGACGCGGCCCCCACTGAAGTTGTCGAAGAGCCTGAGGATGATTCGATCATCATTCGCGTTGACGAAGACAACGTCTATTGGATCGGTGCTCCCAAATGGGAGGACGAGCAGCGGGCCCTTTCTCCAGCTGAGATGCGCACGAAGGTTCGCGAAGCCAAGGGGACGGGAAAGGACGGCCCGACGAAGCTGCTCGTCCAGGCCCACGGTGATGCGCGTCACGAAACGATGGTTTACGCGCTCGACTCAGGTCCGACCGTCGGAATCGAAGAGATCAGCCTGATGTTCTACGAGGATGGCGACCTCGATTACTAG
- a CDS encoding serine/threonine-protein kinase translates to MSDKPFSILEQAGLASGLLTQSQIDEAWSRIAHTAADADRSLDEGTDQELADCLVEQGVLNRWQAVQLLEGRTKFTLGPYRVLDTIGRGGMGYVFKCEHQLLGRIEAIKVLPKTHMAPESVASFCREIRAQAQLDHPNLVRLSFADQDGDIYYLVTEYVPGSDLRKLIHNHGPLSFLQAALVISQAALALDHAHQNGLVHRDVKPGNILVTPTGVAKLADLGLAVFSSEEGPEGKAAKKTIVGTPDFLAPEAILRPEEILPASDIYALGCTFYYAVTGKVPFPGGATRDKLRRQLEELPITPQRLVGELEPGIVDLIADMMRKQPELRISSAAEVVERLEQWSSHIDTSTWEELGEYVTIASSEEDDGPLHETTPVESSEITAVRDAREGTAQLFAEGSASSEENAPEAVKIDSIQPAEESGEEFFGLGRPLAALIALATMAALVAIASVITNSL, encoded by the coding sequence TTGTCTGACAAGCCGTTCTCAATTCTCGAACAAGCTGGTCTTGCTAGTGGGTTGCTGACGCAGAGTCAGATCGACGAGGCGTGGAGCAGGATCGCCCACACTGCCGCCGATGCTGATCGTTCGCTGGACGAGGGAACGGACCAAGAGTTGGCGGACTGTCTGGTTGAGCAAGGCGTGCTTAATCGTTGGCAGGCAGTTCAACTGCTGGAAGGTCGTACGAAGTTTACGCTCGGCCCCTATCGAGTACTCGATACGATCGGTCGAGGCGGTATGGGGTACGTCTTCAAGTGCGAGCACCAACTGTTGGGTCGCATCGAGGCAATTAAGGTTTTGCCGAAGACGCACATGGCTCCTGAGTCGGTTGCTAGTTTCTGCCGCGAGATTCGCGCTCAGGCACAACTTGATCATCCGAACCTTGTGCGGCTTTCCTTCGCTGATCAAGACGGCGACATCTACTACCTTGTGACGGAGTACGTCCCGGGTTCCGACTTGCGGAAGCTGATCCACAACCACGGCCCACTTTCCTTTCTGCAAGCTGCATTGGTGATCTCTCAGGCCGCTTTAGCCCTCGACCATGCCCACCAGAACGGCTTGGTTCATCGCGATGTCAAGCCAGGGAATATTCTGGTTACGCCGACCGGGGTCGCCAAATTGGCCGATCTGGGGCTTGCGGTCTTCTCCTCAGAGGAAGGCCCTGAAGGAAAGGCTGCGAAAAAGACGATCGTCGGGACACCAGACTTTCTGGCTCCCGAAGCGATTCTCCGTCCCGAAGAGATCCTACCTGCAAGCGACATCTATGCTCTCGGCTGCACCTTCTACTATGCGGTCACGGGAAAGGTTCCCTTTCCCGGAGGTGCGACTCGCGACAAGCTCCGTAGGCAGTTGGAAGAACTTCCGATCACGCCGCAGCGTTTGGTTGGTGAACTTGAGCCTGGAATTGTCGATTTGATTGCAGACATGATGCGTAAGCAGCCAGAGTTGAGAATCAGCAGTGCGGCAGAAGTGGTTGAAAGGTTGGAACAGTGGTCGAGCCACATCGACACCTCGACCTGGGAAGAACTAGGTGAGTACGTCACAATTGCGAGCAGCGAAGAGGACGATGGTCCCTTGCATGAAACAACGCCTGTTGAGTCAAGCGAAATCACCGCGGTGCGGGATGCTCGCGAAGGGACAGCGCAACTTTTTGCAGAAGGCTCGGCGTCAAGTGAAGAGAACGCTCCTGAAGCCGTGAAGATCGACTCGATTCAACCAGCCGAGGAGTCAGGCGAAGAATTCTTTGGGCTTGGCCGACCACTTGCTGCCTTGATTGCGCTCGCGACGATGGCCGCGTTGGTGGCGATCGCTTCGGTCATTACGAACAGTCTCTGA
- a CDS encoding RluA family pseudouridine synthase produces MADRAKHWEVLFEDNHLLAINKPAGLATMGVAEQEASLVKEAKLYLAEKYDKPGNVYLGVVSRLDAVVSGVVLFARTSKAASRLTEAFRSRSVKKTYLAVVAGVPDEPEAALEHYVRKDERQQKMHTTHGEMTDAKLAKLSYQTLSHEGDYSLLEVKLETGRKHQIRVQLSKIGHPIFGDGKYGSEETFQEGIALHAYRLELEHPVRKEPLKLFASLPKAWKSSSRLRFAAELMTDS; encoded by the coding sequence ATGGCCGACCGTGCTAAACATTGGGAAGTTCTATTCGAGGACAACCATTTGCTGGCAATCAATAAGCCTGCAGGGTTGGCCACCATGGGCGTTGCTGAGCAGGAAGCGAGTCTCGTCAAGGAAGCGAAGCTCTACCTCGCTGAAAAGTACGACAAGCCCGGCAACGTTTACCTTGGCGTTGTAAGCCGTCTGGATGCAGTCGTTAGTGGCGTTGTGCTTTTCGCAAGAACTTCGAAAGCAGCGTCTCGCCTCACCGAAGCCTTTCGATCTCGGTCTGTCAAGAAAACTTATCTTGCAGTCGTAGCAGGCGTGCCTGATGAGCCTGAAGCAGCGCTTGAGCATTACGTCCGCAAGGATGAACGGCAGCAGAAAATGCACACGACGCATGGAGAAATGACAGACGCGAAACTTGCTAAGCTCTCATACCAAACTTTGAGCCATGAGGGGGACTATTCGCTTCTTGAGGTAAAGCTTGAGACCGGCAGAAAACACCAGATTCGCGTTCAACTCTCCAAGATCGGGCATCCCATCTTTGGGGATGGTAAATACGGGAGCGAAGAGACTTTCCAAGAAGGGATAGCACTGCATGCCTATCGCTTGGAATTGGAACATCCGGTTCGAAAAGAGCCGTTGAAGTTATTCGCATCATTACCCAAAGCTTGGAAATCCTCTTCGCGTTTAAGATTCGCAGCAGAATTGATGACGGATAGCTAA